The sequence below is a genomic window from Pelmatolapia mariae isolate MD_Pm_ZW linkage group LG9, Pm_UMD_F_2, whole genome shotgun sequence.
gaTTTTCAAATGATATCTGAGCCTTATGTGAAAAATCTAATTTTCCACATTTTCTTTATGCAAGGTCTTACTCCAAGCAAAACCACTAGTGGAAATCGTCAGCGTCAGGTATGCCAACGCAAAGAAAATGAGAAGTACTGAGATGTTTTATTCTGGCTGTTATTTTAAGTTCTTTTATTTCCTCTCATCATTTCCAGGAGAAACAGTCCACAGACAATTCATGTATCGTCAAAGTGCATTTCAATTTCAACTTTGTCGTCTCAGTCCCGTGTGGGTCACCCTACACGATGCTGATTGAGAAAATTGGCAGGAAACTGAATCTTCCTTCTTCTGCAATCACCTTGAGGTAGAGCGCATAATTAAGAAAACAAGAATGTTTGGTATGCATTGTTTGTACTTACAACTGAATACCTTTACTGGGTTTAGTTTAACCTCTGAGGCAAGTGAACAAAGTGTAATCAGTGCCAACACAGAAATGGAGAAGCTGTGGAGCCGTGCCAGCAGTGGGCGTGTCACTTTGTGGTGTAACACCAAGGAGGTAAGAGAGCAACCATCTATTGCCATGTTATTGCCGTTGTTATAGTAACAACAGCAATAAGTAAAATATTCCCAGTATTAGCGATACTGAAGTACTTTTAGTATCTTTTTGCTTTTGCACTCCTGTTATAATTTCCGTTTACACTGATAACCATTGTGGATCTTCTGGGATTTCAGGAGGAGATTCACCTGGTGGCACTTCACTCCTACGAGTCATCAAATCCCGAGGATCTGAATTTTCAGCAAGGGGATAAAATCAAACTGCTCTCTAAAAGTGAGGCTTCGTTCTTTTATACgtcaaacatacagaaactgtACAATTTGATGGAATATATGAGTCTAATTCACAATTTGTTCATTTTCAGTTAACCAAGACTGGTTGGAAGGGCAGTGTAACGGGAATACTGGTATATTCCCTGCATCCTTTGTGGAAGAAATTCCTGCGAATGGCCAGTGATTTATGGCCAGGTTTACTAACACTGATTAACAATTTTTCAAAAGTTGTCTGCTTTGGTGATAAAATTTGCCACTTCTTTTGATATACCAAGTCCAAATAAGATGATTACAATAGCTGATTATAAATgcttaaaatgttacattttccaCTTATGTACattatttaaatgacttttaGTCAAAAATTGTAAGTCTATATCTTTGCATGTGTTTATGTGGCTTCATATGAATTTCACCTTTCTTCATTATGTAACAATTTAAAAAGAGTACTATATAAAGACTTACTATCAAACTTTATAttagaaaaaacataaaaaataggaCTGCATTTATTTAGAGGTCATCCTGACAGGCCTGGTCCAGATATCACAGCTACGTAGGATGTTGTAACATGGAGTCAGTTTCATTAGTTCTCCAGAATATTATGATGTGTACAatgttgtgcaaaagtcttaagaCACCCCTTATTTTTTCCAAGGAACCAGACTTTCTTCTAATTTCTTAAAGGGGTCTTGAGtaataatttttcattttcctagtaaaatacagaaatgaggggtggctccaCACTTTTGCACAACACTCTTATTTAACAATGTAAAGCAAAtaaacacatgaaatgcaaaggTTATATGCATTTTACTTATTTTgctaaagaaaatgaaaaatatgaacTGTGGGATATTTTAATACGTTCAgcaaattgttttcttttctttgcagtGTTACAGATTTCCTGCAGCTATAAAGCTCaaacccagggtcagtgtagaGGTCATAAGATTTGAAAAGTGCATTTTTATACTTAATACATTTCAACTTCATACAAGGCCAATTTCATCCAAGTTGCGTGAATAATTTAAGATGAGTGGTAATCTGACACTTGGGCTATTTTTTTCTAAGATTCAGAGttcaaaatacatttcagtCATTTCCTGGTTCTGAGTAACAACTTTTGGTCTGGTTATGATGTCAAAATACTGTAATCACTGAATCACAGATTCCTATAATTTAAGTAATGCAGTAATAAAACTACCACCGCCTGGTACTGATgttaataaaaaacatttaataatcaCTTTCTTCTTCCAGTAAATACAGCTTATATGCTATACATTTGGTACATtggtaaattaataaataacctATCAAAGAAATTGTGGATTATTGATAAAAATGATCATGACAGTGTTCCTTCCTCCTCGTAGGCTATAGCTATGCCTCTCCTGCCCTCTACTGCTTTCACCACAGGTGTCTCTCCCAGCTTCTGCTCTAAACCGATCCAGCTTCGACCTGCAAGAAAagatgctggaaaaaaaattaaaaaataaactgaataaataaacacttgtAGTGTAATACAAGATATTCATAAGTGTCTACTTTTGTATAGGAATTCATGCATGTTGATTAGGTGGAGCACACAGTCATACCAGCTGAGTTTGTGTTTGCAACGGTCAGCGTCTGGTTCCTCAAGACCACAGAGGACCCATAGGCTGGCTCTGTAGGCTCACTGCTCAGGAGATTGTGGCTTCGCAGAGCACCAGTGATTAATGAAACGTCAGTTTCATCCTCCTCGTCCTGCTGATCAGCCAAAGGTACGTGACTCTGTCCACCTACAGCAAGTTTGGGAAAACAGGTTAGACGTGGCAAAATGAAACAACCTTCATTACACTACTGATAACAGACATATAGAAACATTTCCTTAATGTCAAGGGTAATGGATAGCTAAGTTTTTTTTGGAAACTGTTTCTGAATTCCTCAGTTGGTACTTTCAATCATATTATTACAGTAATATTCACCAATTTTACACTTTTGACATCCCATAGTCCCCTTTTAAATGAATCTGAAATGAATCCAAAATGCAGTGTATATAACCAACACTACATAAGGtactttctgctttttctttctttttaaagaaggTCACCTCATCAGGTAGtgccacatgtttgattttgcaGATTTGCGTCTTCTCTCTAGATTAAACCTGGGCTCTTTTGCTTGTTTGGAGAacatgtaaaccactacactacgaAGCCATATAACCAACACCATTAACATCCTTAACATTAATACAGAACTTTAAGAGAGTTCATTTAAGAAAAACTGATGTGAAAAACTCCCAATCGCACCTGGCAGGAGATGTCGGAAGTCTGTGACATATTCCTCTGACCATTCCCTCTTCCTGTTGCAGGCCACCTCCATTTCAAACGGCGTCACTACAGGTTTAAAAAACTCACTCGAGTCCAAAAGTGAGCTCTCTGGACATGCAATTAAAACAAAGATGTCAATTTCAAGAAAGTTTGCCAGTTTGGGTACGTTCAGTTTCCCCATGGCAAACATGTAGCTCTTCTTGCCAGCTCTCTTGATGGTCTCTTTCAGCTGCTCAATGATAGAGAGGTAATCGGCAACCCCCAGAGTCCCAACCAGGATGCCGACCACATTGGCATCCTTGGCCCTTTCTATAGCATAGTATCTCTTCATCAGTGCGCGGTTGATGCTTATAGACTCGACGCGCCCCTTCGCTGTCACAGGGTCAAAAGAGCAAAACGAGCACCGATTCCAAGTCATCATGAAGTTTCGCAGGGTCGCTCCCTCCTGGCCCACATAAAACATACTGCAGTCCGTGACGCTTAAACCGCTTTTCAAGGTGAACTGACGTCCAAACTGATAGATGACCTGGCCATCGTCTTGGTCAGAGAGACGGGCGTCATCATCTTGTCTTTTAATCTGCCCATGACTGTAACACTGCTCCCCTTCAACAACAATATCTGAGGCAACAAGGTTTGGATACTCTGGTGACAGTACAGCCAAAAGACCACctgagggaggaaaaaaaaaagtatactgGTAAATATCTGTGGACTGATGGCACTGATTGAAACACAAAAATCTGTATTGAGACATACTAATTCGAAGGATCACACAAACTTTGCAAGGTGACTGCGAACTTACTAATGGAATGAGCATAGTTGACATCATAGAGGATGATTATGTGACTGTGTCTGTCAAGGTATAGTTCTCTGAAGGAGGAGGCACACTTCTCCACATCCACTGCTCTTTGCTCAAAGATGTATAACAAGGGCAGCCTGCTGGATGGGCTAAGGCAAGCACTGCCATAGTGCACAATGCAGTCAGCTCCAACGTGTT
It includes:
- the dph2 gene encoding 2-(3-amino-3-carboxypropyl)histidine synthase subunit 2 — encoded protein: MADAFSSSSETVIQRVVGVAVKTNTPADELEKCYQIKKTCDFISEHQFEKVALQFPDELLVDSVAVAEEIERNTNAKSYILGDTSYGSCCVDEVAAEHVGADCIVHYGSACLSPSSRLPLLYIFEQRAVDVEKCASSFRELYLDRHSHIIILYDVNYAHSISGLLAVLSPEYPNLVASDIVVEGEQCYSHGQIKRQDDDARLSDQDDGQVIYQFGRQFTLKSGLSVTDCSMFYVGQEGATLRNFMMTWNRCSFCSFDPVTAKGRVESISINRALMKRYYAIERAKDANVVGILVGTLGVADYLSIIEQLKETIKRAGKKSYMFAMGKLNVPKLANFLEIDIFVLIACPESSLLDSSEFFKPVVTPFEMEVACNRKREWSEEYVTDFRHLLPGGQSHVPLADQQDEEDETDVSLITGALRSHNLLSSEPTEPAYGSSVVLRNQTLTVANTNSAASFLAGRSWIGLEQKLGETPVVKAVEGRRGIAIAYEEEGTLS